The following coding sequences lie in one Vanessa tameamea isolate UH-Manoa-2023 chromosome 17, ilVanTame1 primary haplotype, whole genome shotgun sequence genomic window:
- the LOC113400220 gene encoding chloride intracellular channel Clic isoform X1, with protein MMSDEIAENGTANGDVPEIELIIKASTIDGRRKGACLFCQEYFMDLYLLAELKTISLKVTTVDMQKPPPDFRTNFEATHPPILIDNGLAILENEKIERHIMKSVPGGHNLFVQDKEVASLIENLYSKLKLVLVRKDEQKSASLRAHLQRIDALLERRGTRFLTGDTMCCFDCELMPRLQHIRVAGKYFVDFEIPTSFRALWRYMYHMYQLDAFTQSCPADQDIINHYKLQQLSTKGLILSPTLTRQRKEDAATTALKMKKHEELETPTFTTSIPIDVNDSNNSEQ; from the exons gcATCCACTATCGATGGCCGGCGGAAGGGAGCGTGTCTTTTCTGTCAGGAGTATTTCATGGACCTTTACCTCTTGGCAGAGCTCAAAACTATAAgtttaaaa GTGACAACAGTCGACATGCAAAAACCGCCACCAGATTTCCGCACCAACTTCGAGGCCACGCATCCGCCAATCCTCATTGACAACGGTCTGGCTATACTAGAAAATGAGAAGATCGAACGGCATATTATGAAATCTGTTCCCGGTGGACACAATCTGTTTGTACAG GACAAGGAGGTGGCGTCGTTGATCGAGAACCTGTATTCGAAGTTGAAACTGGTGTTGGTGCGCAAAGACGAGCAGAAGTCCGCTTCGCTGCGCGCGCACCTTCAGCGCATCGATGCACTGCTTGAGCGCAGGGGGACCAG ATTCTTAACCGGAGACACGATGTGCTGCTTCGACTGCGAGCTGATGCCGCGCCTGCAGCACATCCGCGTCGCCGGCAAGTACTTCGTCGATTTTGAAATACCG aCGAGTTTCCGCGCTCTCTGGCGTTACATGTACCACATGTACCAGCTGGACGCGTTCACACAGAGCTGCCCCGCCGACCAAGACATCATCAATCACTACAAATTGCAACAG TTATCTACAAAAGGTTTGATCTTGTCACCGACGCTGACAAGGCAACGCAAAGAGGACGCTGCGACGACG GCGCTAAAGATGAAGAAACATGAAGAACTCGAAACGCCAACGTTTACGACGTCCATCCCTATCGACGTCAATGATTCGAATAACTCCGAACAGTAG
- the LOC113400220 gene encoding chloride intracellular channel Clic isoform X2, with amino-acid sequence MMSDEIAENGTANGDVPEIELIIKASTIDGRRKGACLFCQEYFMDLYLLAELKTISLKVTTVDMQKPPPDFRTNFEATHPPILIDNGLAILENEKIERHIMKSVPGGHNLFVQDKEVASLIENLYSKLKLVLVRKDEQKSASLRAHLQRIDALLERRGTRFLTGDTMCCFDCELMPRLQHIRVAGKYFVDFEIPTSFRALWRYMYHMYQLDAFTQSCPADQDIINHYKLQQALKMKKHEELETPTFTTSIPIDVNDSNNSEQ; translated from the exons gcATCCACTATCGATGGCCGGCGGAAGGGAGCGTGTCTTTTCTGTCAGGAGTATTTCATGGACCTTTACCTCTTGGCAGAGCTCAAAACTATAAgtttaaaa GTGACAACAGTCGACATGCAAAAACCGCCACCAGATTTCCGCACCAACTTCGAGGCCACGCATCCGCCAATCCTCATTGACAACGGTCTGGCTATACTAGAAAATGAGAAGATCGAACGGCATATTATGAAATCTGTTCCCGGTGGACACAATCTGTTTGTACAG GACAAGGAGGTGGCGTCGTTGATCGAGAACCTGTATTCGAAGTTGAAACTGGTGTTGGTGCGCAAAGACGAGCAGAAGTCCGCTTCGCTGCGCGCGCACCTTCAGCGCATCGATGCACTGCTTGAGCGCAGGGGGACCAG ATTCTTAACCGGAGACACGATGTGCTGCTTCGACTGCGAGCTGATGCCGCGCCTGCAGCACATCCGCGTCGCCGGCAAGTACTTCGTCGATTTTGAAATACCG aCGAGTTTCCGCGCTCTCTGGCGTTACATGTACCACATGTACCAGCTGGACGCGTTCACACAGAGCTGCCCCGCCGACCAAGACATCATCAATCACTACAAATTGCAACAG GCGCTAAAGATGAAGAAACATGAAGAACTCGAAACGCCAACGTTTACGACGTCCATCCCTATCGACGTCAATGATTCGAATAACTCCGAACAGTAG